A genome region from Streptomyces xanthophaeus includes the following:
- a CDS encoding DUF1326 domain-containing protein — protein sequence MSETTATVPRWHAAGDWFDTCKCNVPCPCSFAQLPTHGDCDGILAWHIREGRYGDVPLDGLNVLMLASFVGNIWAEHTDTYAAVFVDERADGPQREALQMIFGGQAGSWPAEMVSMMGAEMRGMEFAPIEVEVADDLASWRAVVPGRVEASAVALTGPTTPEGARVQSTNLPGAETGPGQVATWGHSTADRADAHGFFWSREGRSSKHITFDWAGPD from the coding sequence ATGTCCGAGACGACGGCGACCGTTCCCCGGTGGCACGCGGCGGGCGACTGGTTCGACACCTGCAAGTGCAACGTGCCCTGCCCCTGCTCGTTCGCACAGCTGCCCACCCACGGCGACTGCGACGGCATCCTGGCCTGGCACATCCGCGAGGGCCGCTACGGCGACGTGCCGCTGGACGGCCTGAACGTGCTGATGCTGGCCTCGTTCGTCGGCAACATCTGGGCCGAGCACACGGACACGTACGCCGCGGTCTTCGTCGACGAGCGCGCCGACGGCCCCCAGCGCGAGGCGCTTCAGATGATCTTCGGTGGGCAGGCGGGCAGCTGGCCCGCCGAGATGGTGAGCATGATGGGCGCCGAAATGCGCGGCATGGAGTTCGCCCCCATCGAGGTCGAGGTGGCCGACGACCTCGCGAGCTGGCGGGCCGTGGTGCCGGGCCGGGTCGAGGCGAGCGCGGTCGCGCTCACGGGACCCACGACCCCGGAGGGTGCGCGCGTCCAGTCGACCAATCTGCCGGGTGCGGAGACCGGACCGGGCCAGGTCGCGACCTGGGGCCACTCGACGGCGGACCGAGCCGACGCCCACGGCTTCTTCTGGAGCCGCGAAGGCCGGTCCAGCAAGCACATCACCTTCGACTGGGCCGGGCCCGACTAG
- a CDS encoding DUF1772 domain-containing protein, whose translation MRTRLLLGLALLSTGLLAGAFGYGAANLVPTFNAVPLDIRLSFHTELMKMNGITMQAAMGVSIVSSLALAAVTRGRTRLLAGGAGLLALTSLLVTRFGNVPINSRIKEWAHTSAPADHTEILRRWEMFNDVRTAAAVVAFALLVFSALRTPARD comes from the coding sequence ATGCGCACACGCCTTCTGCTGGGCCTGGCCCTCCTCTCCACCGGACTCCTCGCCGGCGCGTTCGGCTACGGGGCGGCCAACCTCGTGCCCACCTTCAACGCGGTACCGCTCGACATACGGCTGTCGTTCCACACCGAACTGATGAAGATGAACGGCATCACCATGCAGGCGGCGATGGGCGTGTCGATCGTCAGCTCGCTGGCCCTCGCCGCCGTGACGCGCGGCCGTACGCGACTGCTCGCCGGCGGGGCCGGCCTGCTGGCCCTCACGTCCCTCCTGGTCACCCGGTTCGGCAACGTCCCGATCAACAGCCGGATCAAGGAGTGGGCGCACACCTCGGCCCCGGCCGATCACACGGAGATCCTGCGGCGCTGGGAGATGTTCAACGACGTCCGCACCGCCGCCGCCGTGGTCGCGTTCGCGCTCCTGGTCTTCTCCGCCCTGCGAACGCCGGCCCGCGACTGA
- a CDS encoding alpha/beta fold hydrolase codes for MPEIELSAGVIDFTDTGGDGEVVVLVHGLGFDESVWDEVVRELQADFRVVVPVLPIGSHRRPMRPDADLSAHGVAALLAEFLERLGLRDVTLVQNDAGTAQLLVGVRDERIGRLVLTSCEALENYPPGIQGRTLHAASRIPGGLFLLLQSFRVPFLVRMGSSLGGMAQRPIPYALVRRWYGPLLGRRAIRRDLAKFCRSTRKDTYLAAAQKLAEFDRPALVAWGALDRMMPPATGRRLAELLPHGRYVEIPGAGTLVQLDNPGALCAELRRFIEETA; via the coding sequence TTGCCCGAGATCGAACTGAGCGCAGGCGTCATCGACTTCACGGACACGGGCGGAGACGGAGAGGTCGTGGTGCTCGTCCACGGGCTCGGGTTCGACGAGTCCGTCTGGGACGAGGTGGTACGGGAACTGCAGGCCGATTTCCGGGTGGTGGTGCCCGTACTGCCGATCGGCAGCCATCGCAGGCCCATGCGGCCGGACGCGGACCTCTCGGCGCACGGGGTCGCCGCGCTCCTGGCCGAGTTCCTGGAGCGCCTCGGCCTGCGCGACGTCACCCTGGTCCAGAACGACGCGGGCACGGCCCAGCTCCTGGTGGGCGTACGCGACGAACGCATCGGCCGCCTGGTGCTCACCTCGTGCGAGGCGCTGGAGAACTACCCGCCGGGCATCCAGGGCAGGACCCTGCACGCGGCCTCCCGGATCCCCGGCGGCCTGTTCCTGCTGCTGCAGTCCTTCCGCGTCCCCTTCCTCGTACGGATGGGGAGCTCGCTGGGCGGGATGGCGCAGCGGCCGATCCCGTACGCGCTGGTCCGGCGCTGGTACGGGCCCCTGCTCGGCCGGCGCGCGATCCGTCGCGATCTCGCCAAGTTCTGCCGCAGCACCCGCAAGGACACCTATCTCGCGGCCGCGCAGAAGCTCGCGGAATTCGACCGGCCCGCGCTGGTCGCGTGGGGAGCCCTGGACCGCATGATGCCGCCCGCCACGGGCCGCCGGCTCGCCGAACTGCTGCCGCATGGACGGTATGTGGAGATTCCCGGGGCGGGCACGCTCGTCCAGCTGGACAATCCCGGGGCCCTCTGCGCGGAGCTGCGCCGTTTCATCGAGGAGACCGCCTGA
- a CDS encoding iron chaperone — protein MKGTQTSTRNTGAAEETADGFTDAERDAIKERAQELRAAGRRGARAAKPDPEAEVLAKIAEMEDADRVLAERLHAVIRAAAPDLAPKLWYGMPAYAKAGKVLCFFQSAQKFKTRYATLGFSDPAHLDEGTMWPTAYALTKLTPADETLITELVRKAVG, from the coding sequence ATGAAGGGCACGCAGACGTCGACGAGGAACACCGGCGCGGCCGAGGAGACGGCCGACGGGTTCACGGATGCGGAACGGGACGCGATCAAGGAGCGTGCCCAGGAGCTGAGGGCCGCAGGGCGCCGCGGTGCGCGCGCCGCCAAGCCGGATCCGGAGGCCGAGGTCCTGGCGAAGATCGCCGAGATGGAGGACGCGGACCGCGTCCTCGCCGAACGGCTCCACGCCGTCATCCGGGCCGCCGCACCGGACCTCGCCCCGAAGCTCTGGTACGGGATGCCCGCGTACGCCAAGGCCGGCAAGGTGCTCTGCTTCTTCCAGAGCGCGCAGAAGTTCAAGACCCGCTACGCCACCCTCGGTTTCAGCGACCCGGCCCACCTGGACGAGGGCACCATGTGGCCGACCGCGTACGCCCTGACGAAGCTGACCCCCGCCGACGAGACGCTGATCACCGAGCTCGTCAGGAAGGCCGTCGGCTGA
- a CDS encoding helix-turn-helix transcriptional regulator, producing the protein MCRPAWRQALIEASHLKDLARLRRVRDRIDREYARPLDVEELARAADMAAGHLGRQFRLAYGVSPYAYLTARRIQRATALLRGGDLGVGEVRRAVGCPTPGIFSTRFAELVGTAPDAYPRAAREPAEPAVRAVPARTGAAP; encoded by the coding sequence ATGTGTCGTCCGGCGTGGAGACAGGCACTGATCGAGGCTTCGCACCTGAAGGACCTGGCGCGGCTGCGCCGCGTCCGGGACCGCATCGACCGGGAGTACGCGCGGCCGCTCGACGTCGAGGAGCTCGCCCGCGCCGCGGACATGGCGGCCGGGCACCTCGGCCGCCAGTTCCGGCTCGCGTACGGCGTGTCCCCGTACGCCTACCTGACGGCGCGCCGCATCCAGCGCGCGACGGCCCTGCTGCGGGGTGGCGACCTCGGTGTCGGCGAGGTCCGCCGCGCCGTCGGCTGCCCGACACCCGGCATCTTCAGCACCCGTTTCGCCGAGCTCGTCGGCACGGCGCCCGACGCGTATCCGCGCGCCGCCCGAGAGCCGGCCGAACCGGCCGTACGGGCCGTGCCGGCGCGTACGGGCGCCGCGCCCTGA
- a CDS encoding TetR/AcrR family transcriptional regulator produces the protein MRITGDTRARIVTAATELFRRQGYAASGMKQIVAAADAPYGSAYHFFPGGKTQLGEEVIRTSGAAYLELIAGLFPPAAAADMATVTRDAFTAAAQTLHELDFTDPCPIATVALEVAGTHEPLRLATAEVFASWTDGLAAFYLAGGIAEPAAHETASSVIALLEGAFMLGRAARSTGPVLAASRAAAAIVRAAQTDGAAAPSGA, from the coding sequence GTGAGAATCACGGGCGACACCAGAGCACGCATCGTCACCGCCGCGACCGAGCTGTTCCGGCGCCAGGGCTACGCCGCCAGCGGTATGAAACAGATCGTCGCGGCGGCCGACGCCCCGTACGGCTCGGCCTACCACTTCTTCCCCGGGGGCAAGACGCAGCTCGGCGAGGAGGTGATCCGTACATCGGGTGCGGCCTACCTGGAACTGATCGCCGGCCTCTTCCCCCCGGCGGCGGCCGCGGACATGGCCACCGTCACCCGCGACGCGTTCACGGCCGCGGCGCAGACCTTGCACGAGCTCGACTTCACCGACCCGTGCCCCATCGCCACCGTCGCGCTGGAGGTGGCCGGCACCCATGAACCGCTGCGCCTGGCCACCGCCGAGGTCTTCGCGAGCTGGACGGACGGCCTCGCCGCCTTCTACCTCGCCGGCGGTATCGCCGAGCCCGCCGCGCACGAGACCGCGAGCTCGGTGATCGCGCTGCTGGAGGGTGCGTTCATGCTCGGCCGCGCCGCGAGGAGCACCGGTCCGGTACTGGCCGCGTCCCGGGCCGCGGCGGCCATCGTCCGCGCGGCGCAGACCGACGGCGCGGCGGCGCCGTCCGGCGCGTAG
- a CDS encoding response regulator, with amino-acid sequence MTGATRVLVVDDQVLLRGSFRILVENEPGLTAVGEAGDGAEAVELARLHRPDVVLMDVRMPVMDGIEATRRICGSPETAGVRVLILTTFDLDEYVYAALRAGAAGFLLKDAPPAEVLAAIRVVASGDSLLAPSVTRRLIADFAGRPGPAPGPDRLAGVTGREREVLELIARGLSNDEITAQLHVSMGTVKTHIGRLLAKLSARDRAQLVIAAYEAGLVSPSGGESATPGRSIREGRPR; translated from the coding sequence ATGACCGGCGCGACCCGGGTGCTCGTGGTCGACGACCAGGTGCTGCTGCGGGGTTCCTTCCGGATCCTCGTCGAGAACGAGCCCGGTCTCACCGCGGTCGGGGAGGCGGGCGACGGGGCCGAGGCCGTCGAACTGGCCCGCCTGCACCGGCCGGACGTGGTCCTGATGGACGTCCGGATGCCCGTCATGGACGGCATCGAGGCGACCCGGCGGATCTGCGGATCCCCGGAGACCGCGGGCGTCCGGGTGCTCATCCTGACCACGTTCGACCTCGACGAGTACGTCTACGCGGCCCTGCGGGCCGGCGCCGCCGGCTTCCTGCTCAAGGACGCCCCGCCGGCCGAGGTGCTGGCCGCGATCCGGGTCGTCGCCTCGGGCGATTCCTTGCTCGCTCCGTCGGTGACCCGGCGCCTGATCGCGGACTTCGCCGGCCGCCCCGGTCCGGCCCCGGGCCCGGACCGGCTGGCGGGGGTGACGGGACGGGAGCGCGAGGTGCTGGAGCTGATCGCGCGGGGCCTGTCGAACGACGAGATCACGGCCCAGCTGCACGTGAGCATGGGCACGGTGAAGACCCACATCGGCCGCCTCCTGGCCAAACTGTCCGCCCGCGACCGCGCCCAGCTGGTCATCGCGGCGTACGAGGCCGGTCTCGTCTCCCCGTCCGGCGGCGAATCCGCCACACCGGGCCGAAGCATCCGAGAAGGACGGCCTCGCTAG
- a CDS encoding DUF2182 domain-containing protein, whose translation MRLDRKALSPPLRPANLLSARQLAFAWSVMASMALLAWVLVVDQARDMGVEPGTMGMGVPLFLLLWLVMMIAMMFPSVAPVALTWARAIGRRSPTGGARVARTAQFVGGYLLAWTAFGLIAYGLLAATGALVDEHPGAGRWIGAGAFLVAGLYQFGPWKDLCLQHCRSPMGQLVRYAGFRPRARDLRVGAHHGAYCVGCCWGLMVVLVPLGVMNVLAMAAVAAVIFVEKLWRLGPVFSQVVGAVFLVLAVLSLFQPWLLPGLIPPQSPMTEMFRP comes from the coding sequence GTGCGCCTCGACCGGAAGGCCCTGTCACCCCCTCTGCGTCCGGCAAATCTGCTGTCGGCCCGGCAGCTCGCGTTCGCCTGGTCGGTGATGGCGTCGATGGCCCTCCTCGCCTGGGTGCTGGTGGTCGACCAGGCCCGTGACATGGGGGTCGAGCCGGGAACCATGGGCATGGGCGTCCCGCTGTTCCTGCTGCTGTGGCTGGTCATGATGATCGCCATGATGTTCCCGTCGGTGGCCCCGGTGGCCCTCACCTGGGCGCGGGCCATCGGGCGCCGGTCGCCCACGGGAGGCGCGCGGGTGGCTCGTACCGCCCAGTTCGTCGGCGGGTACCTGCTGGCCTGGACGGCCTTCGGCCTCATCGCCTACGGGCTCCTCGCCGCGACCGGGGCCCTGGTGGACGAGCACCCGGGCGCCGGACGCTGGATCGGCGCCGGGGCCTTCCTGGTCGCCGGGCTGTACCAGTTCGGCCCGTGGAAGGACCTGTGCCTGCAGCACTGCCGGAGCCCCATGGGCCAGCTCGTGCGCTACGCGGGCTTCCGGCCCCGGGCCCGCGATCTGCGGGTCGGGGCGCACCACGGGGCGTACTGCGTGGGCTGCTGCTGGGGGCTGATGGTCGTGCTCGTCCCGCTCGGTGTCATGAACGTCCTGGCGATGGCCGCGGTGGCCGCGGTGATCTTCGTGGAGAAGCTCTGGCGGCTGGGCCCCGTCTTCTCGCAGGTCGTCGGGGCCGTCTTCCTCGTCCTCGCGGTCCTGAGCCTCTTCCAGCCCTGGCTGCTGCCGGGCCTGATCCCGCCGCAGTCGCCCATGACGGAGATGTTCCGCCCCTGA
- a CDS encoding VOC family protein → MDISIHMSTLPQDDPDAAVAFYRDVLGFEVRSDVGQGKMRWITVGPAGRPGTSILLAPPAVDPGVTEAERRTIAEMMAKGTYGWILLATKNLDSTFEKIQAGDAEVVQEPTEQPYGVRDCAFRDPAGNLIRIQELR, encoded by the coding sequence ATGGACATCAGCATTCACATGAGCACCCTCCCGCAGGACGACCCGGACGCCGCCGTGGCCTTCTACCGCGACGTCCTCGGCTTCGAGGTCCGCAGCGATGTGGGCCAGGGCAAGATGCGCTGGATCACGGTCGGCCCCGCCGGCCGGCCCGGCACGTCGATCCTCCTCGCGCCGCCGGCCGTCGACCCCGGTGTCACCGAGGCGGAGCGCCGCACCATCGCCGAGATGATGGCGAAGGGCACCTACGGCTGGATCCTCCTCGCCACCAAGAACCTCGACAGCACCTTCGAGAAGATCCAGGCCGGCGACGCCGAGGTCGTCCAGGAGCCGACCGAGCAGCCGTACGGCGTCCGCGACTGCGCCTTCCGCGACCCCGCGGGCAACCTGATCCGCATCCAGGAACTCCGCTGA
- a CDS encoding sensor histidine kinase yields the protein MRLPRRPPDGHLLALDLAAALLVAAAYAGFAGMSVSAGEPGYTGPVWAGWVVAAVVGLPVAARRRWPVPAALTALAGSVAATLADITREPYLAVALTLYTVALTEVPRRSMPVLAVALAASAAAVLTGEAVITPAETWSGAVGVAAAVWLVLGGGWAAGYAVRARRARERERAARRTERAIAGERLRIARELHDIVSHSLSLIAVKAGVAGHVAERRPEEAVDALRVIEETSRAAMTEMRRTLGALRADTAGADGPVGAAGTAGAPLGPAPGIDALPLLADQARRAGVAVDLTVRVPDDGLPAGIALAVHRIVQESLTNAVKHAAPAHCRVTVEADRSEIRIDVTDDGGRAVGRDGRGDRDARAGHSGGGGHGLVGMRERATAYGGTFTAGPRPGGGFAVSARLPQDGPGRTG from the coding sequence ATGCGCCTCCCGCGGCGGCCCCCCGACGGCCATCTCCTCGCACTCGACCTGGCCGCCGCGCTGCTCGTCGCCGCCGCCTACGCCGGCTTCGCCGGGATGTCCGTGAGTGCCGGCGAGCCCGGCTACACCGGGCCGGTGTGGGCGGGCTGGGTCGTGGCCGCGGTGGTCGGGCTGCCGGTCGCGGCCCGCCGGAGGTGGCCCGTACCGGCCGCGCTGACGGCGCTCGCCGGATCCGTCGCCGCCACCCTCGCGGACATCACGCGCGAGCCGTACCTGGCCGTCGCCCTGACCCTCTACACCGTCGCCCTGACCGAGGTTCCGCGCCGCTCGATGCCCGTGCTGGCCGTCGCGCTCGCCGCCTCGGCCGCGGCCGTCCTCACCGGGGAGGCCGTGATCACCCCGGCCGAGACGTGGAGCGGGGCCGTCGGGGTCGCCGCCGCCGTCTGGCTGGTGCTGGGCGGCGGCTGGGCGGCGGGCTACGCGGTACGAGCCCGCCGGGCCCGTGAGAGGGAGCGCGCGGCCCGCCGTACGGAGCGCGCCATCGCCGGGGAACGGCTGCGGATCGCGCGGGAGTTGCACGACATCGTCTCCCACAGCCTGAGCCTGATCGCAGTGAAGGCAGGGGTCGCCGGGCATGTCGCCGAGCGGCGGCCGGAGGAGGCGGTGGATGCGCTGCGGGTCATCGAGGAGACCAGCCGGGCCGCCATGACCGAGATGCGCCGCACGCTCGGCGCACTGCGCGCGGACACCGCCGGCGCCGACGGCCCCGTCGGCGCAGCCGGTACAGCCGGTGCTCCGCTGGGGCCGGCACCCGGCATCGACGCCCTCCCGCTGCTGGCCGATCAGGCCCGGCGGGCCGGTGTGGCGGTGGACCTCACGGTCCGGGTCCCGGACGACGGCCTGCCCGCGGGCATCGCACTGGCGGTGCACCGGATCGTCCAGGAGTCCCTCACCAATGCGGTGAAGCACGCGGCCCCTGCGCACTGCCGGGTGACGGTCGAGGCGGACCGGAGCGAGATACGGATCGACGTCACGGACGACGGCGGCCGGGCGGTCGGCCGGGACGGCCGGGGCGACCGGGACGCCCGGGCCGGTCACAGTGGTGGCGGCGGGCACGGTCTGGTCGGCATGCGCGAGCGGGCGACCGCGTACGGCGGGACGTTCACCGCGGGCCCGCGCCCCGGGGGCGGCTTCGCGGTCTCGGCCCGCCTGCCGCAGGACGGACCGGGGAGGACGGGATGA